The Pirellulimonas nuda genome includes a region encoding these proteins:
- a CDS encoding DUF3800 domain-containing protein, whose translation MSIELLAILAMTTDSLPLPLCRSGITENRAMADWHLYCEESCKTERKFVLGGILIESEKVNGLTDGIGRWRQRRGLVGEINWKKTTQNRLERYSEFVTGSLMRAERGDLLYRCAVFDRHEDAHFPGEPEAVRLGRRLYHFLLHCFVLSLRGDDRLFLFLDKGLLPGHPSDLRKMLNCGIAGHRHQQPHGLVHWVQELDSKMCDFIQMADVLTGAIGSALNCNRIDGSSRGAAKARLIEHMSSRLKIAGFHETIECRGGFGLWHVPARQKKHPGPYPALQEVLAEPRLSVTASALPSIG comes from the coding sequence ATGTCAATCGAGCTTCTGGCCATACTGGCCATGACTACGGACTCGCTGCCACTGCCGCTATGTCGCTCCGGGATTACGGAGAATCGAGCGATGGCGGATTGGCATCTGTATTGCGAAGAGAGCTGCAAAACCGAACGCAAGTTCGTTTTGGGCGGCATTCTGATCGAATCGGAGAAGGTCAATGGTTTGACTGACGGGATTGGGCGCTGGCGCCAGCGCCGCGGGTTGGTCGGCGAGATCAATTGGAAGAAGACCACTCAGAATCGGCTAGAACGGTACTCGGAATTCGTCACCGGCTCTTTGATGAGAGCTGAGCGGGGAGATCTTCTCTACCGATGCGCCGTCTTTGATCGTCACGAAGATGCGCACTTCCCTGGTGAGCCAGAGGCTGTTCGCCTAGGCAGGCGGCTCTACCACTTTCTGCTACATTGTTTTGTTCTTAGCTTGCGGGGAGACGATCGCCTTTTTTTGTTTCTAGATAAAGGCTTGTTGCCCGGCCACCCCTCGGATCTACGAAAGATGCTCAATTGCGGGATCGCGGGCCACCGGCATCAACAGCCCCACGGGCTCGTCCATTGGGTGCAGGAACTCGACTCCAAAATGTGCGACTTCATTCAGATGGCGGACGTGCTGACGGGTGCCATCGGGTCGGCACTCAACTGCAACCGCATCGACGGAAGTAGCCGCGGGGCCGCTAAGGCCCGGCTGATCGAGCACATGTCGTCCCGGCTCAAGATCGCTGGCTTTCACGAGACCATAGAATGCCGTGGCGGCTTCGGCCTGTGGCACGTACCGGCGAGACAAAAAAAGCACCCCGGCCCCTATCCTGCATTGCAGGAAGTCTTGGCGGAGCCAAGGCTTTCGGTGACCGCGAGTGCTCTCCCAAGTATCGGCTAA
- a CDS encoding M48 family metallopeptidase, which translates to MATQPGKTTLLELGDTSVDVVLKDIKNVHLSVHPPTGRVRIAAPHRMDVEAIRLFAISKLGWIKRQQRKLGEQQRETPREYLERESHYVWGKRYLLSVDEADHPPSVTLRHRRMHLTVRPHADEAKRAQVMEDWYREQVKDRSVPMISDWEPKVGVSVEKCFVQRMKTRWGSCNSKARTIRLNTDLAKKPLECLEYIVVHELIHILEPTHNDRFKAMLRGLMPDWQDRRNLLNRLPVRHEDWGY; encoded by the coding sequence ATGGCGACACAGCCTGGCAAGACGACGCTACTAGAACTGGGCGATACGTCGGTCGATGTGGTGCTCAAGGACATCAAGAACGTCCACCTGAGCGTCCATCCGCCGACGGGCAGGGTGCGCATCGCGGCGCCCCATCGGATGGACGTCGAGGCGATTCGGCTGTTCGCGATCTCCAAGCTGGGCTGGATCAAGCGGCAGCAGCGGAAGCTCGGAGAGCAGCAGCGCGAAACGCCACGCGAGTATCTAGAGCGAGAGAGCCACTACGTGTGGGGCAAACGCTACCTGCTGTCGGTCGACGAGGCAGACCATCCGCCGAGCGTGACGCTTCGCCATCGTCGCATGCACCTAACGGTCCGCCCCCATGCCGACGAAGCAAAGCGGGCGCAGGTGATGGAGGACTGGTACCGCGAGCAGGTCAAGGACCGGTCGGTGCCGATGATCTCCGACTGGGAGCCGAAGGTCGGCGTGAGCGTGGAAAAGTGCTTCGTGCAGCGGATGAAGACCCGCTGGGGAAGCTGCAACTCCAAGGCCCGCACAATACGACTCAACACCGACCTCGCAAAGAAGCCGCTAGAGTGTCTGGAGTACATCGTCGTGCACGAGCTGATCCATATTCTGGAGCCGACGCACAATGATCGCTTCAAGGCGATGTTGCGCGGGTTGATGCCTGATTGGCAGGACCGGCGGAACTTGCTGAACCGGCTGCCGGTCCGGCATGAAGATTGGGGCTATTGA
- a CDS encoding metallophosphoesterase, whose product MAANPSGSMYDIIGDIHGHAAHLEALLDKLGYRCDGAGYAHDGRQAVFVGDFIDRGPAIRQALAIVRAMVDSGAALATMGNHEFNALAYHTPAPGRPGEFLRAHNDKNTHQHAATLKQIEGAERADMLAWFRTLPLWLDLGRVRVVHACWDPAGIKTLEAGLGRYGGVSDGFMAEATSQGTALFNAVEHVLKGPEAPLPAGMTYDDKDGHARRRSRVRWFLDPVGLTFGQYALPALELVDDQPAGMVPAVELYPASAPPVFFGHYWMTGDPKLMSPNAACVDYSVAKGGPLCAYRWQGEAELRNDRFVTVAIAKE is encoded by the coding sequence GTGGCCGCCAACCCCTCGGGCAGCATGTACGACATCATCGGCGACATCCACGGCCACGCCGCCCACCTGGAGGCGTTGCTCGACAAGCTCGGTTACCGCTGCGACGGAGCGGGCTACGCCCACGACGGCCGCCAGGCCGTGTTCGTCGGCGACTTCATTGACCGCGGCCCCGCGATCCGCCAGGCGCTTGCCATCGTGCGGGCGATGGTCGACTCCGGCGCCGCGCTAGCCACCATGGGCAACCACGAGTTCAACGCACTCGCCTACCACACCCCTGCCCCGGGCAGGCCCGGTGAGTTCCTGCGGGCCCACAACGACAAGAACACGCACCAGCACGCCGCAACACTCAAGCAGATCGAGGGGGCCGAGCGTGCGGACATGCTCGCCTGGTTCCGCACGCTGCCGCTGTGGCTCGACCTGGGCCGCGTCCGCGTCGTCCACGCCTGCTGGGACCCGGCAGGCATCAAGACGCTCGAAGCGGGCCTCGGGCGGTACGGGGGCGTCTCAGACGGCTTCATGGCCGAAGCGACTTCCCAGGGGACCGCCCTCTTCAACGCCGTTGAGCACGTGCTGAAGGGCCCGGAGGCGCCGTTGCCGGCCGGGATGACCTACGACGACAAGGACGGCCACGCCCGCCGCCGCTCACGGGTCCGGTGGTTCCTCGATCCTGTGGGCCTGACGTTCGGACAGTACGCCCTGCCGGCCCTCGAACTAGTCGACGACCAGCCGGCGGGAATGGTTCCAGCAGTCGAGCTCTACCCCGCCAGCGCCCCGCCCGTGTTCTTCGGTCACTACTGGATGACCGGCGATCCGAAGCTGATGAGCCCCAACGCAGCCTGCGTCGACTACAGCGTGGCGAAGGGCGGCCCGCTGTGCGCCTACCGCTGGCAGGGAGAAGCGGAGCTGCGGAACGATCGCTTCGTCACGGTGGCGATCGCGAAAGAGTAG
- a CDS encoding nuclease-related domain-containing protein has protein sequence MHLETKIQKAVARFDWPTVEAHLKAGAPSLMRARAEKFLDVILRDGYLIIRRPNDGQKAARDHFLESMGIFFSQETLIDLLHDRADKVSSMQHTEEAYQEVLQTLSNDVLSYLSPEQLAWAAIRHMDSEIRSMESQCKASLSTMTEMVDPVSIKLPIEADGPIVSPDDALNTLQTALTATLKMLGYNNSWFDDEGALVLPAPVSTTGGHKELAIGNILLATIWGQVERSDSRCRYFGGSVTRQEIETNHFAAPDDGPRKQDSVCFAFDDGGEIELHIAGERLRRKLFDIYLSVDRFHARAAEQPAAPSPPTYISTEETRCLLALTSLLFMPVDQDAKLFAGLTLREWTRGYAVIHKMARDYLEDTEPHDGLVMVAEADVVKTLTGHGLHEEKARTFLRHTTFGRGSVDVFDSPFVRCQDGRYCFVVTVAAFTDSASAIVSQLSSLRCDMSWKGKPFEEDTVKLLREQCDAAVGIHSKINGEELEIDCVALWDDILFVVENKNYFLPRDNPQSEYWFMKDQSDAARQVKAKAQSIEAHPQIVLEKLGKTVKWRKLVPVVLNGSPFSKSSPIEGVHFYDASALHRFFEQGFVSYSLVKGNSAAAVPVPESTIRLWSAPSPCAEDLLRQLENPAQVVHCLKLFKRNRLVAPMSQRLYLDTITLERLPSTVGNFGGEEQDLKNSIDEKESHGS, from the coding sequence ATGCACCTTGAAACTAAGATTCAAAAGGCCGTTGCACGCTTTGACTGGCCGACAGTTGAGGCACACCTGAAGGCCGGCGCCCCGTCCCTTATGCGCGCGCGAGCCGAGAAGTTTCTCGACGTGATCCTTCGCGATGGCTATCTGATCATACGCCGGCCGAATGACGGTCAAAAAGCGGCTCGTGACCACTTTCTTGAGAGCATGGGAATCTTCTTCAGCCAGGAGACGTTGATAGATCTACTCCACGACCGGGCCGACAAGGTGTCCAGCATGCAACACACGGAAGAAGCGTACCAGGAAGTACTTCAGACTCTTAGCAACGATGTGCTGTCCTACCTCTCGCCGGAGCAACTTGCCTGGGCAGCGATCCGACACATGGACTCTGAGATCCGATCGATGGAGTCACAGTGCAAGGCCAGCCTTTCAACTATGACGGAGATGGTCGATCCGGTCTCAATCAAGTTGCCGATCGAAGCCGACGGTCCGATCGTGAGCCCAGACGACGCGCTGAACACGTTGCAGACCGCGCTGACGGCCACGCTGAAGATGCTTGGCTACAATAACAGTTGGTTCGACGACGAAGGCGCGCTAGTACTTCCGGCGCCTGTGTCGACTACGGGGGGGCACAAAGAACTTGCAATCGGAAACATTCTCCTAGCGACAATCTGGGGCCAGGTCGAGCGGAGCGACAGCCGCTGCCGCTACTTCGGCGGCTCGGTTACACGGCAAGAAATCGAGACTAACCACTTCGCGGCCCCCGATGATGGTCCGCGCAAACAAGACTCTGTCTGCTTTGCATTCGATGACGGCGGAGAGATTGAACTGCATATTGCCGGGGAACGACTTCGCAGGAAGCTCTTCGACATCTACTTATCAGTCGACCGATTTCACGCCCGGGCCGCCGAACAGCCCGCCGCACCGTCTCCGCCAACGTACATCAGCACGGAAGAAACTCGTTGCTTGCTGGCACTTACGAGTTTGCTATTCATGCCCGTCGACCAGGATGCGAAGCTATTCGCTGGACTGACCCTGCGGGAGTGGACACGGGGTTATGCTGTGATTCATAAGATGGCGCGGGATTACTTAGAAGATACAGAACCGCACGATGGGTTGGTGATGGTGGCGGAAGCTGACGTCGTCAAAACCCTCACCGGCCACGGTCTTCATGAAGAGAAGGCCCGTACCTTTCTCCGTCACACTACCTTTGGCAGGGGCTCAGTCGACGTCTTCGATTCGCCCTTTGTGCGGTGCCAAGACGGTCGCTATTGTTTCGTTGTCACCGTCGCAGCATTCACAGATTCAGCTTCTGCAATCGTCTCACAGCTCTCGTCGCTCCGTTGTGACATGTCCTGGAAAGGCAAACCGTTCGAAGAGGACACCGTAAAGCTATTGCGCGAACAATGCGATGCGGCAGTCGGCATCCACAGCAAGATAAATGGTGAAGAGTTGGAAATTGATTGCGTGGCCCTATGGGATGACATCTTGTTTGTCGTCGAGAACAAGAACTACTTCCTACCAAGAGACAATCCTCAGAGTGAATACTGGTTTATGAAGGACCAGTCTGACGCCGCCCGTCAAGTCAAAGCAAAGGCTCAGTCGATCGAGGCGCATCCACAGATTGTGTTAGAAAAGTTGGGTAAGACTGTCAAATGGAGAAAGCTCGTGCCGGTGGTACTCAACGGATCGCCGTTCTCAAAATCAAGTCCCATCGAAGGTGTTCATTTCTACGACGCTTCGGCCCTGCACCGGTTCTTCGAGCAAGGGTTCGTGAGCTACTCCCTCGTCAAGGGCAACTCCGCTGCCGCGGTTCCCGTGCCGGAAAGTACGATACGCCTGTGGTCAGCGCCATCCCCCTGCGCCGAAGACCTTCTGCGGCAGCTGGAGAATCCGGCCCAAGTGGTGCATTGCTTGAAGTTATTTAAACGAAACAGGCTAGTAGCACCAATGTCGCAAAGGCTGTACCTCGACACCATCACGTTAGAACGACTGCCCTCGACTGTGGGGAACTTCGGAGGGGAAGAGCAAGACTTGAAGAACAGCATCGACGAAAAAGAATCCCATGGTTCTTGA